TTATCACTGTGTTAGCCCATCGTCAACACACTCTGCGAATATATTCCAAGCTGCCCATCTTCGCGAAGAGCTGCTTTGATTAACCCTGCTCCGCCATTTACTTTGGCCTCAGACGACGACCGACGAACCACCGTGTCCGTACTAAAAACCCGACTCCAAATTCACTGATCGCGCGCCCGCTTGGCTGCCCCCAACACAAATACAAAACAAGACGACGATAGTAACGACGACGAGAACATCACTTCTCATCtccaaaaaaaagaaaagacgaTCGAGTGGCCTATCTGCTACTCTTGACCTGTTTACCATACAAAGGCGACGAAGCGTCACATATTTGTTGACGCATACCTATTATCTCGGACGAGAATAAAGTAACAAAAACTCGCGCTGACGGCGTTTTGTTCCATTCTCCTCTTCGGCTTGCCCCCCATTTTCTGACGCCCTGTACCTACGTCTCTTTCTGGTACAGCTATCAACAACCAAAGTCGGTGGCCCACTGCGGCAACCACGACGACGACTGTTCTTGTCGCTGTATTTGACGTGATCTGATTGAGTTGTAATTCAATTCAGTATCGACAACCTGCTTGACTCGATTCACTGCTGTCAATTTGGCTTTCAACCCTCGAAAGCTTCCGCAGACACAGCAATAGCCTCTCCCTGATAGAGAGACGTGATCCCTTCACGGGTAAGTTTGCATTTGGTGCGCCCCATTCATTCATTGCTCCCTCGCTGGCTCGCCGCGCCGCGCCGTCTCGTCTCCCCTCTTGTTCCCCTCCCGCACTACCTACGCTCCTTGCCTGGCTTCTCCCCTCCAAAATTTCCGGGCTCTCCTTGCTGTTTCCACCATCGCAACGCAACCCATCTTTTGCCTCAATATCCATCGTCAAATTTTCACGCTTTGTGTCGGTCAAGGCGTTTTGCGAGTTTGGAGACAATTTTTTCACTTCCATTTgtctttttcctccttctctcgtTATCTTGTGTCTTATTGCTTCCCCGGTTTCATCGGCTGACTCGGCCAGGTTTTTGTGAAGTGCATCTATCCATTTGCTATCATATTCCACTCGACAAGTTACCCCCGCAGTTGTTCTGATTAGCGATCTTGACTGCCgccttcctcctcccccacGCGACCCTCCCTCATTTCTACCGCGGGCTCGCTCTCGCCAGCAAATACTCTCGAAATGGCAGACCAACACGAGGTCGATCTCGACTCTATAATCGACCGTCTACTCGAGGTGCGAGGCAGCCGGCCTGGCAAGCAAGTTCAGCtccttgaggctgagatcCGCTACCTCTGTACTAAGGCTCGTGAGATCTTCATTTCTCAGCCCatcctcctcgagcttgaggCCCCCATTAAGGTatgtttttttcttttttttttaaaaaaaaaaaataaaaaaaataaaaaaaaatcatTTTTTCCTTGGTCGTTTCAACTTGAGAATACTCGAAAGACTTCTCCACCGTTGTACCGAACCTGAGGCAAACAAGAGAATCCATGTGCTGACCTGCCTTTCTGCGCCTTGTTAGATCTGTGGTGATATTCACGGACAGTACTACGATCTTCTCCGACTCTTCGAGTACGGTGGCTTCCCTCCCGAGGCCAACTACCTCTTCCTCGGTGATTACGTCGACCGAGGAAAGCAATCTCTTGAGACCATCTGCTTGCTCCTCGCCTACAAGATCAAGTACCCCGAAaacttcttcatccttcGAGGTAACCACGAGTGTGCCTCCATCAACCGTATTTATGGATTCTACGACGAGTGCAAGCGTCGCTATAACATCAAGTTGTGGAAGACTTTCACCGATTGCTTTAACTGCCTTCCTATCGCTGCTATCATTGACGAGAAGATTTTCACCATGCACGGTGGTCTGAGCCCTGATCTCAACTCTATGGAGCAGATCCGCCGGGTTATGCGCCCTACTGATGTGAGTACATGCTGCCTCGCGCAAAATATGAGGCGCATTGCTCTTTGAGTGTCATACTGACGTACACCAGATTCCTGACTGCGGTCTTCTCTGTGATCTTCTGTGGTCTGATCCCGATAAGGATATTACTGGATGGAGTGAAAACGATCGAGGTGTTTCTTTTACTTTCGGTCCTGATGTTGTCTCGCGTTTCCTCCAGAAACATGATATGGATCTTATTTGCCGAGCTCaccaggttgttgaggatggctaCGaattcttctccaagcgcCAGCTGGTTACACTATTCAGTGCGCCCAACTACTGTGGTGAATTCGACAATGCTGGTGCTATGATGAGTGTCGACGAGAGTTTGCTGTGTTCTTTCCAGGTAAGTTTCGAAAGTGGGCGTTTTGACATGGAGGATGCTAATATTTTTTCTTTCAACAGATCTTGAAACCCgctgaaaagaagcaaaagtaTGTTCAAAAGAATGGCAGCAAAAACACGCCAATCAATTCCctctccaagatgaagaaatgaagaatTTATACCAACAATTTTTGTTCAACAGGTTCGGACGACGTTAAACGATCGCATCCTCGACCGGCGTGGATGACCACTGCGACGAAGAACGAACGACTCGACTCGGGACTTGTCTCGATCGAAGCGCACCCCCGATCTCCGCCGTCTCGCAGCTAGCCTTGCCACCTGTGGTGGTAGGGAATGTTGGTTCACTGGGAGGGTGACGGAACTTAAGAGGCGCCGGACCGCGACGCTGATTTTTGCGAAACCCGAATCGTCTCTAATGCCTATATGCGAACTTGATAACGACAAACGGCTGTTTCTTAGCTCCACAGATAAAACATTGACAAGACTTGTTTTTTGAGTTGCACGCAGTTCTCGGATTCCATGCATATGATCCACGGGACAGACGATCTGATGTCATATGTCTGCTCCGCGTAGGCTGGCCCGTGGACAAACGCAGTTCGGGAGGCAGGTGATATATCTCTCACTTTATTTCTTGTGATGACGAGGATAATCCATCGACGGCTAATCTGGCTGGGAGCGTTTTAACGGCCATGTTGCATTTCATGGACGAGGTTTGTGTGGTCTTATTCGTTGCTCAAAGGCAACCTCTGTATACGTTTTGTGCTTTTAACTGGGGTTGGTAGGGGGAGGAGACAGCATTTGCTTGATTTTGCTAAGTGATCTGGGAGCTGGTGGAAGTCGACCAGGAGGATAGAAAACGCTAATTGCTGTACGAATTGGGGGCTAAAAAGAGTTTTCGTTATATTGCTATGAGTCTTGTTAAAAGTCTTTGTTTCCGAGTCCTGAGGAATATCTTGCATGAAAACGAGTCACCACTGGTTGGTATTGCCTGGGGTCGTGGGCACTGTAGGTGGAGGTGTGCTCCTATTTATACACGCGAGTGACGATGAGGCTTGGAGTTCTTACTGGCACAATCTGTTGCAACTGCGCACTCGTGGCATCATAATTCAAGGTAAGGCATTTAACTGGACACCAAGTATGAAAATGTTACTGGCAGTCCTCgcacttcttctcctcggtcttgtctgtcttctcttccactgcgccatccttcttctttccgtaATCTTTATCCACGTGGCCCAGATCCCTTTCCGGCTCAATGACATCTCTCACCCttctcttgagctccttTGTCTCGGGGAAACCTCCATCCTCACGTCTGTCCCAGAGAGTCTTTGTGGAGGCGGTCTCTGCCCCAGGAGCCTGATGGGTGATGGAAACAATAAAGGTTCCGCCTGTGGAGGGCTGGAGAGCGACTTCACCGAGACCTGTAGAGAACGTGGATAGCAGTTCTTGAGCGTACTGAAGAACATCAGCTTTTTGTTCTTGGGGTGTGCCATATTATACGTGTCATTAGTTGAGGCAGGTTAGGTGAACTTACATAGGCTGCTCTTAGCATCCATTTACACTGGGTGCAAAATTGGATGGAGACGCGGGGAAGAGGCGTTTGGCTGGCCATG
This is a stretch of genomic DNA from Fusarium graminearum PH-1 chromosome 4, whole genome shotgun sequence. It encodes these proteins:
- a CDS encoding serine/threonine-protein phosphatase PP1, yielding MADQHEVDLDSIIDRLLEVRGSRPGKQVQLLEAEIRYLCTKAREIFISQPILLELEAPIKICGDIHGQYYDLLRLFEYGGFPPEANYLFLGDYVDRGKQSLETICLLLAYKIKYPENFFILRGNHECASINRIYGFYDECKRRYNIKLWKTFTDCFNCLPIAAIIDEKIFTMHGGLSPDLNSMEQIRRVMRPTDIPDCGLLCDLLWSDPDKDITGWSENDRGVSFTFGPDVVSRFLQKHDMDLICRAHQVVEDGYEFFSKRQLVTLFSAPNYCGEFDNAGAMMSVDESLLCSFQILKPAEKKQKFGRR